Proteins from a genomic interval of Deltaproteobacteria bacterium:
- a CDS encoding beta-propeller fold lactonase family protein, translating to SAVEGTHTSTITHTAASADPIYDNFNANNVTATITDNDRFAFVANRTSGNISIYNVDPSTGALSPDPGSTFLIDAAPGSFAVAAHPSGEFLYVANADNDTVSALAIDSSTGGLSLIEAEIAAANAQPFSVAVDRTGSFLYVANIGDGTVSAYSINQSTGELTPIGNPVASGTQARFVAPHPTADFLYVANEGDNNFSGFIINPGGSLAPILGANPSPYSSIFPTGKRPRGLAIDPTGQYLYTANYDPASNTGSITAFQIDDGTMGGDTGSLIWISDTDTGERTRSVATHPNGGFVYALNERTANIDAFAIDDGSTGGTPGDLISPSTVPGSPFPTSAAANPPNNDDRSYTVTVDSNGNFAFATNFVDGTVDSFVINAADGSLSGRTTVSAGSGPAGITILGVLP from the coding sequence TCAGCCGTTGAAGGCACCCACACATCGACCATAACCCACACGGCCGCGAGTGCGGATCCGATCTACGACAATTTCAACGCAAACAATGTAACAGCAACAATCACCGACAATGACCGCTTCGCCTTCGTGGCAAACAGAACGTCCGGGAACATATCGATTTACAACGTCGACCCCTCAACCGGAGCGCTTTCCCCGGATCCGGGCTCCACGTTCCTCATCGATGCAGCGCCGGGTTCATTTGCGGTCGCCGCTCACCCGTCGGGTGAGTTCCTCTACGTGGCAAATGCCGACAACGACACCGTTTCCGCCCTTGCGATTGATTCCTCCACCGGCGGGCTCTCTCTGATAGAGGCGGAAATTGCAGCCGCCAATGCCCAGCCCTTCTCCGTGGCCGTCGACCGGACGGGCTCATTCCTGTACGTGGCGAACATCGGGGACGGTACTGTCTCAGCCTACTCGATCAACCAGTCGACTGGGGAACTCACACCTATAGGAAACCCAGTCGCTTCGGGAACGCAGGCCCGATTCGTCGCACCCCACCCGACGGCCGATTTTCTCTACGTTGCCAACGAGGGTGACAACAATTTCTCCGGATTCATCATCAATCCAGGCGGATCACTTGCGCCTATCTTAGGGGCAAATCCTTCACCATATAGCAGCATATTTCCAACTGGTAAAAGACCACGCGGCCTTGCTATCGATCCCACGGGCCAATACCTCTACACGGCAAATTACGACCCGGCAAGTAATACAGGCAGTATAACGGCATTCCAGATAGATGATGGAACCATGGGCGGTGATACAGGTTCCCTCATCTGGATCTCCGATACGGACACGGGAGAAAGGACGCGCTCGGTGGCAACACATCCCAATGGAGGATTTGTCTACGCGCTGAACGAGAGAACTGCAAACATTGATGCATTTGCGATTGATGATGGGAGCACCGGTGGCACACCGGGGGACCTCATCAGCCCATCAACGGTTCCCGGGTCCCCATTTCCCACATCGGCCGCAGCCAATCCACCGAACAACGACGACAGGTCGTATACGGTGACGGTTGATTCCAATGGGAACTTCGCCTTCGCGACCAACTTCGTTGACGGGACCGTGGATTCTTTCGTCATCAATGCAGCAGACGGTTCTCTCTCGGGACGAACGACAGTTTCCGCCGGCAGCGGCCCAGCCGGCATCACCATACTGGGGGTTCTTCCCTAA
- a CDS encoding OmpA family protein: MDRNKVGISIMAAAILALWGSWAGAEVKPGTFTVSPLVGIYTFDSEQRLEDGTLFGLRLGYNFDRHWGGELSFDYVDTEFDFVDVNAEGYLYHAEGLYHFRPEEKFVPFVAAGIGGIDIQFEGAGSSSGFLFNYGAGAKFFVGENIAIRGDIRHIIAYSDALNNFAFTLGVTYQFGKAKEPPKDSDMDGISDSEDLCPGTPSGAPVDAKGCPTDSDNDGVADYLDSCPETAAGEKVDETGCVVPEKKEVSMTLNVEFDKNSAEVKDTYGPLLEKAADFMKKYPETAAVIEGHTDSTGRAEYNLAISQKRADSVKNYLVERFEIDPSRIKAVGFGETRPVADNKTKEGRERNRRVLVIITAAPLSGQ; this comes from the coding sequence GTGGACAGGAACAAGGTTGGCATATCGATCATGGCTGCTGCAATCCTTGCCTTGTGGGGGTCTTGGGCGGGCGCCGAGGTCAAACCCGGCACTTTTACCGTCTCCCCCCTTGTCGGGATTTACACCTTCGACAGCGAGCAGAGGCTCGAGGACGGAACCCTCTTCGGGCTCCGGCTGGGATACAACTTCGACCGTCACTGGGGCGGGGAGCTATCCTTCGACTACGTTGACACGGAGTTCGACTTCGTCGATGTCAATGCCGAGGGCTACCTCTACCACGCCGAGGGCCTCTACCACTTTCGCCCCGAGGAAAAATTCGTCCCCTTCGTCGCGGCGGGAATCGGCGGCATCGACATTCAGTTCGAAGGCGCGGGGAGCAGCTCCGGGTTCCTCTTCAATTACGGTGCCGGGGCAAAATTCTTCGTAGGGGAAAACATCGCCATACGGGGCGACATCCGGCACATCATCGCCTACAGCGACGCCCTGAACAACTTCGCCTTTACCCTGGGGGTCACGTATCAGTTCGGCAAGGCGAAAGAACCGCCAAAGGACAGCGACATGGACGGCATCAGCGATTCGGAGGACCTGTGCCCGGGCACTCCCTCCGGCGCCCCCGTCGACGCGAAGGGCTGTCCCACCGACAGCGACAATGACGGCGTCGCCGACTACCTCGACAGCTGCCCGGAAACGGCTGCCGGAGAAAAAGTCGACGAAACGGGCTGTGTCGTGCCGGAAAAGAAGGAAGTGTCGATGACGCTGAACGTGGAGTTCGACAAAAACAGCGCGGAGGTCAAAGATACGTATGGCCCGCTGCTTGAAAAAGCAGCCGACTTCATGAAGAAATACCCCGAGACTGCCGCGGTCATCGAGGGCCACACGGACAGCACGGGCCGCGCCGAATACAACCTCGCCATATCGCAGAAGAGAGCCGACAGCGTGAAAAACTACCTCGTCGAGAGATTCGAGATAGACCCGTCCCGTATCAAAGCCGTCGGCTTCGGTGAAACCAGGCCTGTCGCCGACAACAAAACGAAAGAAGGGAGGGAGCGCAACCGCAGGGTCCTGGTTATCATAACCGCCGCTCCTTTGAGCGGGCAGTGA
- a CDS encoding DUF2007 domain-containing protein yields MVSSRRDKLVTVATFTDVIEAKIVQSMLESEGIYCFVQDENIVGINWLYSAAVGGVKLKVRESDRDEAAMLLSGDVRIEEVPQFTPVERGESEDRGRCPACGSEDLFREHVSKRAFFLSWILLGFPVPFFKTTYRCLRCRRTWKKGMEAG; encoded by the coding sequence GTGGTCTCGTCAAGAAGGGATAAACTGGTTACTGTGGCGACGTTTACCGATGTCATCGAGGCAAAGATCGTTCAGTCGATGCTCGAGTCAGAGGGCATATACTGCTTCGTGCAGGATGAAAATATCGTCGGCATCAACTGGCTCTATTCCGCGGCGGTGGGCGGGGTGAAACTCAAGGTGAGGGAATCGGACAGGGATGAGGCTGCGATGCTTCTGTCGGGGGACGTGAGGATCGAGGAGGTGCCGCAATTTACCCCCGTCGAAAGGGGAGAGAGCGAAGACAGGGGGAGGTGTCCCGCATGCGGCTCGGAGGACCTGTTCAGGGAGCATGTCTCCAAGCGCGCTTTTTTCCTCTCCTGGATTCTTCTCGGATTTCCCGTTCCATTTTTCAAAACCACCTATAGATGCCTGCGTTGCCGGCGGACCTGGAAAAAGGGGATGGAGGCAGGGTGA
- a CDS encoding glutamate synthase has translation MKEKTKIIRESKIVYDPPRELGMYNYSPRYRVVVTSEDDEPGHGCVFCSTCVFECTHNLNNPQLPHGVFWMEEIPVDEEGNRIEEPESGVYFVDKILHVVEEECCNCKRCVRYCPQYSIKVFDNPDYTDIGNRVTDAEVINQNLARSRGESLLYSSHLGPVRTGLRDYWMIDAAEILSPQRDHRFEYAGRLDDAVLGKRVATYPVRTPVFDCNMSYGSNAHETVLARLLASIELGRPFFSGEGYIHPDMMSAAKHIILQFGSGGLGPWIDLEKFAGFSMKYGQDAKKGKGGHLPAIKNDLEIALIRCVEALRPITSPNPQHLQYSIEELPMRVETLRALLGDEKVIGADVYGTAWNFPEIVVALARAGFDYMTIKGADGSTGAAHMMDLKNRGLNIVYLTHIADIALREAGLRERVSVIAEGGVKDGFEAMLVLLAGADFVGIGMAQFIPVGCTLCERCHTDQCAWGITTRKYGHRIDPEVGGQRIARMNRAWHSEMEGFAAGLGMSTHQDVVGARRFRYHGPDPLLYENFGKGEISGQVRMQPLSRAQAFYLAPLSEKRRETRGFIEKVLENVCGDELYIDVDVVCGSLPLNLAMKEAAERGVKKYYLRGVCGQRYIGVGVRAEEIHVHGLSGNNSFAFARGVKVFTYPSKQGSTYIPGDAQVGVGNTANPREINIAGRVNDLFASYAISGKFRVAKGGGVRNLLLFKAGLPSVWKKQAGEEHGFLDDHGIREDLLRRYQERKALIQSLGFEAYLERFRSEIDERVPPVGIFGLGYDKGMGDYFMEYAQGGLGILLNIFDLDFPVGYYVCSGLSAGAAFIRGRVRKEQLGIGVKLVESVSTEGEREFLAREILDFVRVFEKSGLEEEYLRGFDRFAGMFV, from the coding sequence ATGAAGGAAAAAACGAAGATAATACGGGAGAGCAAGATAGTCTACGACCCCCCACGGGAGCTGGGCATGTACAATTACTCTCCCCGCTACCGGGTGGTCGTCACATCCGAGGATGACGAGCCGGGCCACGGGTGCGTCTTCTGCAGCACCTGCGTTTTCGAGTGTACCCACAACCTGAACAACCCGCAGCTTCCCCACGGCGTGTTCTGGATGGAGGAGATTCCCGTTGACGAGGAGGGCAACCGCATAGAAGAGCCCGAGTCGGGTGTGTACTTCGTGGACAAGATCCTCCACGTAGTCGAGGAGGAGTGCTGTAACTGCAAGAGGTGCGTCAGGTACTGCCCCCAGTATTCCATAAAGGTCTTCGACAACCCCGACTACACCGATATCGGAAACAGGGTCACCGATGCCGAGGTGATCAACCAGAACCTGGCAAGGTCACGGGGGGAGAGCCTTCTCTATTCCTCCCACCTCGGGCCGGTCAGAACGGGCCTGCGGGATTACTGGATGATAGACGCCGCCGAGATTCTGAGCCCCCAGCGGGATCACCGGTTCGAATATGCAGGGAGGCTTGACGACGCGGTCCTGGGAAAGAGGGTGGCAACGTACCCCGTCAGGACGCCCGTTTTCGATTGCAACATGAGCTACGGCTCCAACGCCCACGAGACAGTTCTGGCACGCCTTCTCGCGTCAATCGAGCTCGGCAGGCCCTTCTTCAGCGGGGAAGGGTACATACATCCCGACATGATGAGCGCCGCAAAGCACATCATCCTCCAGTTCGGGTCGGGCGGCCTGGGTCCCTGGATCGACCTGGAGAAGTTTGCCGGATTTTCCATGAAGTACGGCCAGGACGCGAAAAAAGGCAAGGGGGGTCATCTCCCGGCAATAAAAAATGACCTCGAGATCGCCCTGATCAGGTGTGTGGAGGCGCTTCGCCCCATCACCTCACCGAACCCGCAGCACCTGCAGTATTCGATAGAAGAGCTCCCCATGAGGGTTGAAACGCTCCGCGCGCTTCTCGGGGACGAGAAGGTAATCGGGGCAGACGTCTACGGGACGGCCTGGAATTTTCCCGAGATCGTCGTTGCCCTCGCACGAGCCGGGTTCGACTACATGACGATCAAGGGGGCGGACGGCTCGACGGGCGCCGCCCACATGATGGACCTGAAAAACAGGGGCCTCAACATCGTGTATCTCACCCACATCGCGGACATCGCCCTCCGGGAGGCGGGGCTGCGGGAGAGGGTCTCGGTGATAGCCGAGGGGGGAGTCAAAGATGGCTTCGAAGCCATGCTCGTCCTGTTGGCGGGGGCCGATTTTGTCGGCATCGGCATGGCCCAGTTCATCCCCGTGGGATGTACCCTCTGTGAGCGGTGTCACACCGACCAGTGCGCCTGGGGGATCACCACGAGAAAGTACGGCCACAGGATCGACCCCGAGGTGGGCGGGCAGAGAATAGCCCGGATGAACAGGGCCTGGCATTCGGAGATGGAGGGCTTCGCTGCAGGCCTCGGCATGAGCACCCATCAGGATGTGGTGGGCGCCCGGCGGTTCCGGTACCATGGGCCCGATCCCCTGCTGTATGAGAATTTCGGCAAAGGCGAGATCTCGGGGCAGGTCAGGATGCAGCCCCTCTCGAGGGCACAGGCGTTTTACCTGGCTCCGCTGTCCGAAAAGAGGCGCGAAACGAGGGGGTTCATCGAGAAGGTCCTCGAAAATGTCTGTGGTGACGAGCTCTACATAGACGTGGACGTGGTCTGCGGCTCACTTCCCCTGAACCTCGCCATGAAGGAGGCCGCGGAGCGGGGAGTCAAGAAGTATTATCTGAGAGGGGTGTGTGGCCAGAGATACATCGGTGTGGGGGTCAGGGCGGAGGAGATCCACGTGCACGGGCTTTCCGGGAACAACTCCTTTGCCTTCGCCAGAGGTGTAAAGGTATTCACCTATCCTTCCAAGCAGGGCAGCACGTACATTCCCGGAGACGCCCAGGTGGGCGTGGGGAACACAGCGAATCCACGGGAGATAAACATAGCGGGAAGGGTGAACGACCTCTTTGCCTCCTACGCGATATCGGGAAAGTTCAGGGTTGCGAAGGGAGGGGGCGTGAGAAATCTTCTCCTCTTCAAGGCGGGGCTGCCCTCGGTCTGGAAAAAGCAGGCCGGGGAGGAGCACGGGTTTCTGGACGATCACGGGATCAGGGAAGACCTGCTCAGGAGGTACCAGGAGAGAAAGGCGCTTATCCAGAGCCTGGGGTTCGAAGCCTATCTCGAGCGCTTCAGGAGCGAAATCGACGAACGGGTCCCTCCCGTTGGCATCTTCGGGCTCGGGTACGATAAAGGGATGGGTGACTACTTCATGGAGTATGCCCAGGGAGGGCTGGGAATCCTCCTGAACATATTCGATCTCGATTTTCCCGTCGGATACTACGTCTGCTCGGGGCTGTCGGCGGGTGCCGCCTTCATCAGGGGCAGGGTGAGGAAAGAGCAGCTCGGCATCGGTGTCAAGCTCGTGGAATCGGTGAGCACGGAAGGGGAGCGGGAATTTCTGGCAAGGGAGATCCTTGACTTTGTCCGGGTTTTCGAAAAGTCGGGCCTCGAGGAGGAGTACCTGCGGGGCTTTGACCGGTTCGCCGGCATGTTTGT
- a CDS encoding FAD-dependent oxidoreductase — translation MKKYLPIYHAKPSPCYTSDHLKNPGCPARNDIPRFLFAMSNDDFETAFHVLKKTNPFSGGCGRFCDHPCETSCNREKFDTPVDIMALERVAADFGFDRGILPETIPDTTGKRVAVVGAGAAGLTSAFFLKRLGHSVTVFEAERKAGGLMRFGIPRYRYPDDIASYEIEYISRSGVRIELSSRITDSDLPRLASDFDALIIATGALKERNMGIPGDDLPGIWKGVSFLKEINLSSEMESGKIEELSGRIDTGRRVAVIGGGYTAFDVARSAVRLGSEATVYYRRTPSQMTAHPGEIEEAGSEGIGFVFLSIPVSVEKNGDGSLRMTFQRAKLGPPDESGRERPVPLEGQYFAVEADRIITAIGESSTLGDLVPGGKPEGNRVAGDPGNPTLTERLFLSGDVRSGFASNIGMIVEAIGSGQDTAIDVHRFLTGQQLSIGSDREIAYYSTMKVRYFEELSRARLTRIPLVDRHLNFRETTLPLSREVAVEMAKRCFFCGICTQCDWCYDYGRGAIAKLMVPWNPHEDAHFFKFIRELVTDKTKEAVWACPRNTMDVVPEEERWEAIIEDQYI, via the coding sequence ATGAAAAAGTATTTGCCGATCTATCACGCAAAGCCGAGCCCCTGTTACACGTCGGACCACCTCAAAAACCCCGGCTGTCCCGCGAGAAACGATATCCCGCGGTTTCTCTTCGCTATGTCAAATGACGACTTTGAAACGGCATTTCACGTCCTGAAAAAGACCAACCCTTTTTCCGGGGGATGCGGCAGGTTCTGTGACCATCCCTGTGAAACGTCGTGCAACAGGGAGAAGTTTGACACGCCCGTCGATATCATGGCCCTGGAGCGGGTTGCTGCTGATTTCGGTTTCGACAGAGGGATTCTTCCGGAAACGATTCCGGATACAACGGGGAAGCGGGTGGCCGTCGTCGGTGCGGGAGCTGCCGGACTCACGTCGGCTTTTTTCCTGAAAAGGCTCGGCCACTCGGTAACCGTCTTCGAGGCCGAGAGGAAAGCAGGTGGCCTCATGCGGTTCGGCATCCCCCGGTACCGGTATCCCGACGATATCGCATCCTACGAGATCGAGTACATATCAAGAAGCGGTGTCAGGATAGAGCTTTCGTCCAGGATCACGGATTCTGACCTACCCCGGCTGGCTTCCGATTTCGACGCGCTCATCATCGCCACCGGAGCGCTGAAGGAGAGGAATATGGGGATTCCCGGAGATGACCTTCCCGGGATTTGGAAGGGGGTCTCATTTTTAAAGGAGATCAACCTCTCTTCGGAGATGGAATCGGGCAAGATCGAGGAGCTCTCCGGGCGCATCGATACCGGCAGGAGAGTTGCGGTTATCGGCGGGGGGTATACCGCATTCGACGTGGCAAGGAGCGCTGTCCGCCTCGGTTCTGAAGCGACGGTCTACTACAGGAGGACCCCGTCCCAGATGACAGCCCACCCGGGCGAGATCGAGGAGGCGGGAAGCGAGGGCATCGGGTTCGTCTTCCTGTCGATTCCCGTTTCGGTGGAAAAAAACGGGGACGGATCACTCAGGATGACGTTCCAGAGGGCAAAGCTCGGCCCCCCGGACGAGTCGGGAAGAGAGAGGCCGGTCCCCCTCGAGGGACAATACTTTGCCGTTGAGGCAGACAGGATCATAACTGCCATCGGGGAGAGCTCTACCCTCGGGGACCTCGTTCCCGGGGGAAAGCCCGAGGGGAACAGAGTCGCCGGCGACCCGGGAAACCCGACCCTTACCGAAAGATTGTTTTTGTCCGGCGATGTGCGGTCGGGCTTCGCCTCGAACATCGGGATGATCGTTGAGGCAATAGGTTCGGGGCAGGATACGGCAATAGACGTCCACAGGTTTCTGACGGGCCAGCAGCTATCCATCGGATCGGACAGGGAGATAGCATATTACTCCACGATGAAAGTCCGGTACTTCGAGGAACTCTCCAGGGCTCGGCTGACCAGGATACCGCTCGTGGATCGGCATTTAAACTTCAGGGAGACCACGCTGCCCCTCTCGAGGGAGGTGGCCGTTGAAATGGCGAAGCGCTGCTTTTTCTGCGGGATCTGCACCCAGTGCGACTGGTGTTATGACTACGGGAGGGGGGCGATCGCAAAACTGATGGTTCCCTGGAACCCGCACGAGGATGCGCATTTTTTCAAGTTCATCCGGGAACTCGTTACCGACAAGACCAAGGAGGCTGTCTGGGCATGTCCGAGAAACACGATGGACGTCGTCCCGGAAGAGGAAAGGTGGGAGGCGATCATTGAAGACCAGTACATCTGA
- a CDS encoding WG repeat-containing protein: protein MINQEGRWGFINCSGRIIIQPRYDDARDFAEGLARAKVSGKWGYIDRGGVMVIPPAYEDALDFSEGKASVKISGRWGFIDRTGKIVIRPTYDFAGRFSEGLASVKQDGAWAYIDNEGAHFKYMQFYNSWGFYEGLSNVQINGRWGYINKLGKIVIRPKFSDARRFSEGFGRVQISSKWGFVDAAGNIPIRPRFVDALDFSEGLACVKENDCWGYIERGGSFFIRPKYTSAGSFSEGFAPVEAQGKWGYMDKCERMLIKPLFDYAGEFREGLARVWLSKR, encoded by the coding sequence ATGATCAACCAGGAAGGACGGTGGGGTTTTATAAACTGCTCCGGCAGGATCATCATACAGCCGCGGTATGACGACGCGAGGGACTTTGCTGAGGGTCTTGCCAGGGCAAAAGTTTCCGGTAAATGGGGCTACATAGACCGTGGCGGTGTGATGGTCATTCCCCCCGCGTATGAAGACGCCCTTGATTTTTCAGAAGGAAAAGCGAGCGTGAAGATCTCCGGGAGGTGGGGGTTCATAGACAGAACGGGAAAAATCGTTATCAGGCCAACCTATGACTTCGCCGGCCGGTTTTCGGAGGGGCTGGCAAGCGTCAAGCAAGACGGCGCCTGGGCATACATCGACAACGAGGGCGCCCACTTCAAGTACATGCAGTTTTACAACAGCTGGGGCTTTTATGAGGGCCTTTCCAATGTGCAGATCAACGGAAGGTGGGGCTATATCAACAAGCTCGGCAAGATTGTCATAAGGCCCAAATTCAGCGACGCCCGGAGATTCTCGGAAGGTTTCGGGCGGGTGCAGATATCATCCAAGTGGGGGTTCGTCGACGCCGCGGGAAATATCCCGATTAGGCCGAGGTTCGTTGATGCCCTCGATTTTTCCGAAGGGCTGGCGTGCGTAAAGGAAAACGACTGCTGGGGATACATAGAAAGGGGGGGGAGTTTTTTCATACGCCCGAAATACACTTCCGCCGGCTCATTTTCAGAAGGGTTCGCACCCGTCGAGGCCCAGGGCAAGTGGGGGTACATGGACAAGTGTGAAAGGATGCTTATCAAACCCCTCTTTGATTACGCGGGGGAATTCAGGGAAGGCCTTGCAAGAGTCTGGTTATCAAAGAGATAG
- a CDS encoding DUF4398 domain-containing protein, which yields MKRTLFYFLSALLFTGLISGCGSIKYVNRAQTSFDEAKAAGAEQKAPFEYYAAEEYLSLAEHENEEGDHAQTKIFAEESMKYSSEALEITGGGAK from the coding sequence ATGAAGAGGACACTATTTTACTTCCTTTCAGCCCTTCTTTTTACGGGGCTCATTTCCGGATGTGGGTCAATCAAATACGTCAATCGAGCGCAGACATCCTTCGATGAGGCAAAGGCAGCCGGCGCAGAACAGAAAGCGCCGTTTGAGTACTACGCTGCAGAAGAGTATCTCTCTTTGGCAGAGCATGAAAACGAAGAGGGGGATCACGCCCAGACAAAGATATTCGCCGAAGAATCCATGAAATATTCTTCCGAGGCTCTTGAAATAACGGGAGGAGGTGCAAAATGA
- the pal gene encoding peptidoglycan-associated lipoprotein Pal: MAAAVLSEFVIYFDFDKSFIREDAKPVLEKLATYLKGHKGVKILIEGHCDERGTNEYNFALGERRSQAAKNYLTDLGVDGSRIKTISYGEERPADPGHDEEAWAKNRRDQFVEEK; the protein is encoded by the coding sequence ATGGCGGCAGCAGTGCTTTCCGAATTCGTCATCTATTTTGATTTCGACAAGTCGTTCATACGCGAAGACGCAAAGCCGGTATTGGAAAAGCTGGCAACCTACCTGAAGGGGCACAAAGGCGTCAAAATCCTGATCGAAGGACACTGCGACGAACGGGGAACAAACGAGTACAATTTCGCCCTCGGTGAGCGGCGCTCGCAGGCAGCCAAAAATTACCTGACGGACCTCGGCGTCGACGGGAGCAGAATCAAAACGATCAGCTACGGTGAGGAGAGGCCCGCCGACCCGGGTCACGACGAAGAGGCATGGGCCAAGAACCGCCGGGATCAGTTCGTCGAAGAAAAATAG
- the pgsA gene encoding CDP-diacylglycerol--glycerol-3-phosphate 3-phosphatidyltransferase, translating into MGEVKKLNAANLLSLFRIVIIPIVVVLLIDPGKKASIAASALFLIASLTDTIDGIVARKMELVTDLGKFLDPLADKLLISSALIMLVAAQRIPAWIVAIIVAREIGVTALRGMASSEGVVIAASMVGKVKTTLQVAGTFCLTLHYTFFGIDFHFAGMILIVVALVLTAWSGLDYFVKFLREIF; encoded by the coding sequence ATGGGGGAAGTAAAGAAACTGAACGCAGCAAACCTGCTCTCCCTTTTCAGGATAGTAATCATTCCCATCGTCGTTGTTCTGCTGATAGATCCCGGGAAAAAGGCGAGCATTGCTGCCTCCGCCCTTTTCCTGATAGCCTCTTTGACCGATACGATCGACGGCATCGTCGCCCGCAAAATGGAGCTGGTGACCGACCTGGGAAAGTTTCTCGATCCCCTTGCGGACAAGTTGCTCATCTCTTCCGCTCTCATAATGCTCGTGGCTGCACAACGGATTCCTGCCTGGATTGTAGCCATTATCGTGGCGAGGGAAATAGGCGTGACGGCGCTCCGGGGAATGGCATCGTCGGAAGGGGTGGTAATTGCCGCGTCCATGGTCGGGAAGGTGAAGACGACGCTTCAGGTTGCAGGCACTTTTTGCCTGACTCTGCACTACACTTTTTTCGGGATAGACTTCCATTTTGCAGGAATGATACTGATCGTCGTGGCCCTGGTTCTGACTGCATGGTCAGGCTTGGATTACTTCGTGAAGTTCTTGAGGGAAATATTCTAA
- a CDS encoding transglycosylase SLT domain-containing protein: MINLNRTMAASIIIFFALQAAATADIYRYVDENGDVYFADYPKGSSYDLYIETRKEKSLGRSREARNEWIIRYVEEIAELKGLEPALIKAVIKVESNYDHQAVSSKGARGIMQILPRSFPDEDEDNLFDPLKNVEIGVNHLKMLVDKFGGNISLALAAYNAGEGAVLKYDGIPPYPETQAYVERVLAFYRKYKE, translated from the coding sequence ATGATAAATCTGAACCGAACAATGGCTGCGTCGATTATCATCTTCTTTGCCCTCCAGGCTGCTGCGACAGCGGACATATACCGCTATGTTGACGAAAACGGGGACGTTTACTTTGCCGATTACCCGAAAGGCTCGAGCTACGACCTCTACATAGAAACGAGGAAAGAGAAGAGCCTGGGCAGGTCGAGGGAAGCCAGGAACGAATGGATTATACGGTACGTCGAGGAAATAGCAGAGCTGAAGGGCTTGGAGCCGGCGCTCATAAAGGCAGTAATAAAAGTCGAGTCGAATTATGATCATCAGGCGGTTTCTTCCAAGGGGGCAAGGGGGATCATGCAGATTCTCCCGCGATCTTTTCCCGATGAGGACGAGGACAACCTCTTTGATCCATTGAAGAATGTCGAGATCGGGGTGAATCACTTGAAAATGCTTGTCGATAAATTCGGCGGGAACATTTCCCTCGCCCTGGCTGCCTACAATGCCGGCGAGGGGGCGGTCTTGAAGTATGACGGCATCCCCCCCTATCCCGAGACCCAGGCGTACGTCGAGAGGGTGCTCGCGTTTTACAGGAAGTACAAGGAGTAG